A part of Oncorhynchus gorbuscha isolate QuinsamMale2020 ecotype Even-year linkage group LG09, OgorEven_v1.0, whole genome shotgun sequence genomic DNA contains:
- the LOC124044354 gene encoding prestalk protein-like, producing MSLQKPLSSQLQPTLRQPLPPQLLCYHNSISHYNSSRCHQNCCHHKCSRCQNSICHHNCSRYHNSPSQHNCICHYNSSSCFHRCCHHNFSRYHNRPSHHNCIYHFDNSRCHLNFQNHNCIFDHYNNSHSHHNCSPHYDRRCHNNCSSHYESPQNHNCSFYYDSPCHHNCSRYYDSPCHYKCSCFHICNRHYDSPSHLNYSHNYISPSAYTTATETTTAASTTRTAAATRTAAANTTAATAAATTTAAITRTEATTTTHPATTTATTTTTAPATKSASTITTLATTTTAPTTTTATANTTAATTTITATVTTTRVITTPARCNQNCSCLHNSPCHQNCSRSNEICFKQNCRCYHNSRFNNHNCRCHYICNYYCNCNYNSPHYHNCCHQNCSRKYDSPCHQNCSCYSYSPCHHNCSHNSYGSSHHNCSRHHISICHHNSGRNHNCGRYSYSPRHHNCSRYDNCCHQNCSRNYDSPHHPNCISHHNCSSHHNCSSHNCSCNPNCSRHYDSPRQNNCSRRHNCSRNHNCGRYSYSPHHHNCSRYHNCCHQNCSRNYDSPHHHNSIRHHNCSSHHNCSSHNCSCNPNCSRHYDSPRQNNCSRRHNSPNYNSPCHHNCSRYHNCCHQNCSRNYDSPHHHNSIRHHKCSSHHNCSSHNCSRNPNCSRHYDSPRQNNCSRHNCSRHHNCSRYSYSPCHHNCSRYSYSPCHHNCSRHNCSRHHNCSRYSYSPCHHNCSRYSYSPCHHNCSRHHNCCHQNCSHNYNSPCHHNCCLHHNCISYHNCSRHHNCSRNHNCSCHYDSPRHNNYSLHHNCICHHNCSCNHNCSRHHNCSRHHNCSRHHNCSRHHNCSRHHNCSRHHNCNRHHNCSRNHNCSRHHNCSRHHNCSRHHNSATTTAAATTTVAATTTVAATTTAAATTTAPAVTSVAATMTDNNSICYHNFSLWHHNFSHHYNSPCHQNCICHCDSRSHHN from the exons ATGTCACTACAAAAGCCCCTGTCatcacaactgcagcccacactacgaCAGccgctgccaccacaactgct ATGCTACCACAACTCCATCAGCCACTACAACAGCAGCCGCTGCCACCAAAACTGCTGCCACCACAAGTGTAGCCGCTGCCAAAACAGcatctgccaccacaactgcagccgaTACCACAACAGTCCCAGCCAACACAATTGCATCTGCCACTACAACAGTAGCTCCTGCTTCCacagatgctgccaccacaacttCAGCCGATACCACAACCGTCCCAGCCACCATAACTGCATTTACCACTTCGACAACTCCCGCTGCCACCTCAACTTCCAAAACCACAACTGCATTTTTGACCACTACAATAATAGCCACtcccaccacaactgcagcccacactacgaCAGGCGCTGTCACAACAACTGTAGCAGCCACTATGAAAGCCCCCAAAACCACAACTGTAGCTTCTACTACGATAGCCCATGCCACCACAATTGCAGTCGCTACTATGACAGCCCCTGCCACTACAAATGCAGCTGCTTCCACATCTGCAACCGCCATTATGACAGCCCCTCTCACCTCAACTATAGCCACAACTACATCagcccct CTGCTTATACGACAGCTACTGAAACCACAACTGCTGCTTCTACCACAAGAACAGCTGCCGCAACCAGAACTGCGGCTGCCAATACGACAGCAGCCACTGCAGCTGCAACTACTACAGCTGCTATCACCAGAACTGAagccaccactactacacaccctGCCACAACAACTGCAACCACCACTACGACAGCTCCTGCCACCAAAAGTGCATCCACTATCACAACTTTAGCCACAACTACAACAGCCCCCACCACTACAACAGCCACTGCCAATACAACTGCAGCCACCACTACGATAACAGCCACAGTCACCACAACTAGAGTCATCACTACGCCGGCCCGCTGCAACCAGAACTGCAGCTGCCTCCACAACAGCCCTTGCCACCAGAACTGCAGCCGCTCCAATGAAATCTGCTTCAAGCAGAACTGCAGATGCTACCACAACAGCAGGTTCAACAACCACAACTGCAGATGCCACTACATCTGCAACTACTACTGTAACTGCAACTACAACAGCCCCCACTACCACAACTGCTGCCACCAAAACTGCAGCCGCAAGTACGACAGTCCCTGCCACCAAAACTGCAGCTGCTACTCCTACAGcccctgccaccacaactgcagccacaaCTCCTATGGCTCcagccaccacaactgcagccgcCACCACATCTCCATCTGCCACCACAACTCAGGCCGCAACCACAACTGTGGCCGCTACTCCTACAGCCCCCGCCACCACAATTGCAGCCGCTACGACAACTGCTGCCACCAGAACTGCAGCCGCAACTATGACAGTCCCCACCACCCCAATTGCATcagccaccacaactgcagcagccaccacaactgcagcagcCACAACTGTAGCTGCAACCCCAACTGTAGCCGCCACTATGACAGCCCTCGCCAAAACAACTGCAGCCGCCGCCACAACTGTAGCCGCAACCACAACTGTGGCCGCTACTCCTACAGCCCCCACCACCACAATTGCAGCCGCTACCACAACTGCTGCCACCAGAACTGCAGCCGCAACTATGACAGTCCCCACCACCACAATAGCATccgccaccacaactgcagcagccaccacaactgcagcagcCACAACTGTAGCTGCAACCCCAACTGTAGCCGCCACTATGACAGCCCCCGCCAAAACAACTGCAGCCGCCGCCACAACT CCCCCAACTACAACAGTCCCTGCCACCACAATTGCAGCCGCTACCACAACTGCTGCCACCAGAACTGCAGCCGCAACTATGACAGTCCCCACCACCACAATAGCATCCGCCACCACAAATGCAGcagccaccacaactgcagcagcCACAACTGTAGCCGCAACCCCAACTGTAGCCGCCACTATGACAGCCCCCGCCAAAACAACTGCAGCCGCCACAACTGTAGCCGCCACCACAACTGTAGCCGCTACTCCTACAGcccctgccaccacaactgcagccgcTACTCCTACAGcccctgccaccacaactgcagccgcCACAACTGTAGCCGCCACCACAACTGTAGCCGCTACTCCTACAGCCCCTGCCACCACAACTGTAGCCGCTACTCCTACAGcccctgccaccacaactgcagccgcCATCACAACTGCTGCCATCAGAACTGCAGCCACAACTACAACAGtccctgccaccacaactgctGCCTCCACCACAACTGCATCAGCTACCACAACTGTAGccgccaccacaactgcagccgcAACCATAATTGTAGCTGCCACTATGACAGCCCCCGCCACAACAACTACAGCCTCCACCACAACTGcatctgccaccacaactgcagctgcaaccacaactgtagccgcCACCACAACTGTAGCCGCCACCACAACTGTAGCCGCCACCACAACTGTAGCCGCCACCACAACTGTAGCCGCCACCACAACTGTAGCCGCCACCACAACTGTAAccgccaccacaactgcagccgcaaccacaactgtagccgcCACCACAACTGTAGCCGCCACCACAACTGTAGCCGCCACCACAACT ccgccaccacaactgcagccgcCACCACAACTGTAGCCGCCACCACAACTGTAGccgccaccacaactgcagccgcCACCACAACTGCACCAGCTGTCACATCGGTAGCCGCCACTATGACAGACAACAACAGCATCTGCTACCATAACTTTAGTCTTTGGCACCACAACTTTAGCCACCATTACAACAGCCCCTGCCACCAGAACTGCATTTGCCATTGCGACAGCCGCTCCCACCACAACTGA